Proteins from a genomic interval of uncultured Desulfuromusa sp.:
- a CDS encoding ABC transporter ATP-binding protein, translating into MAMVLENITKQVARESHIKDISLQLEPGTFNVLLGRTLSGKTTLMRLMAGLDRPSQGRILMNGKDLTGLPIRKRDVAMVYQQFINYPSMTVYKNIASPLRLAKVPEKEIDLRVREVAEILHIEPLLERLPVELSGGQQQRTAIARALVKDTELLLLDEPLVNLDYKLREELRIEMREIFKLRKSIVVYATTEPLEALALGGNTAVLYEGQLEQFGDTIDVYQHPKTTRIAQAFSDPAMNFVTGEIDADNLSLGSSQKIPRQQHFAQLKPGKYQLGMRPNHLQLTQQKTTDIAFKTTIGIAEISGSETFVHVVHNDQSWIAQLQGIHKYTMGEEVEVFINPSHLYVFNPQGHLVASPNGASAVTN; encoded by the coding sequence CGAGAAAGCCATATCAAGGATATTTCTCTGCAACTGGAACCTGGAACCTTCAATGTTCTCCTCGGTCGCACCCTTTCAGGAAAAACCACTCTGATGCGGCTGATGGCAGGATTGGATCGTCCCAGCCAGGGTCGAATTTTGATGAATGGCAAAGATCTTACCGGTCTTCCCATACGCAAGCGCGATGTCGCCATGGTCTATCAGCAGTTTATCAACTATCCCTCAATGACCGTCTATAAAAATATTGCCTCCCCCCTGCGACTCGCCAAAGTCCCGGAAAAAGAGATTGACCTCCGGGTGAGAGAAGTGGCCGAAATACTGCATATTGAACCACTTCTTGAACGACTTCCCGTCGAGCTTTCAGGAGGGCAACAACAGCGCACTGCCATCGCTCGTGCCCTGGTCAAAGACACCGAACTCCTCCTCCTTGATGAACCTCTGGTTAATCTGGACTACAAACTCCGGGAAGAATTACGCATTGAGATGCGTGAAATATTCAAATTACGTAAATCAATTGTGGTCTACGCGACAACTGAACCTCTCGAAGCTCTGGCTCTGGGAGGAAACACGGCAGTTCTGTACGAAGGACAGCTGGAGCAGTTCGGTGACACGATTGATGTCTATCAGCATCCAAAAACAACAAGAATTGCCCAAGCCTTCAGCGATCCGGCAATGAACTTTGTTACGGGAGAAATCGACGCGGACAACCTGAGCTTGGGGAGCTCCCAAAAAATTCCACGGCAGCAACATTTCGCACAGCTGAAACCAGGGAAATACCAGCTCGGGATGCGTCCCAATCATCTCCAGTTGACACAACAAAAAACGACAGATATTGCCTTCAAGACCACCATCGGCATTGCAGAAATCAGCGGCTCTGAGACCTTTGTCCATGTTGTCCACAACGACCAATCATGGATAGCTCAATTGCAGGGAATTCATAAGTACACCATGGGTGAAGAGGTTGAAGTTTTCATTAACCCTTCCCACCTGTATGTCTTCAATCCCCAAGGACACCTGGTCGCATCACCTAATGGAGCTTCA